GCATCGCTGAATTCTACAATTTCCTTACTATTGAATTTTATTTCGGCGGTGTTGATTGATTTTCCCATTTTAAAATACGGATGCCATCCGTCGTTTAAGGGCATATTGTTCTTCCCGTTATTTGTCACTGTAGTGGTTATAGAAAGTATATTTTTTGCATCTAATTTGTAGTGAACATCTATTAAAAAGGAAAAAGGAAAACCATTTTCAGTTGTGTTATAAGCATAATGCAAAACTAAGGTAGCCTTATTGTCATCAGCATGGGTAGAAGACACTTTGAAAACAGCGTCGTAAACTAAACCGTGAATCGCCGATGAGCCAATATTATACTTTGTAATTTGATAATTTTCATTCTCAAAGCTAAATGCACCACTATCTAATCGGCAAACGAATGGACAGAGCTTAGCGCTTTTAAAAGCGGGTGCAATTGTTTGTTTGGCGTCTTCAACAGAGGTATAGCCATCTACAACATTTATTAATTCATTTTCTTTCTTAATCATAAATTTATTCAACAAAGCGCCAAAAGTATATATTTCGGCTTGCGTACCGGAACTGGTGTCTTTCAATATATAGCTGGTGCCATTTTGGCTCGCAGTAGTTTCGAATCTCATGTTTGATTTTATTTTAAATTATTAATGATTATTTGTTGAATTTCTTTTAATTCTTCATTAGAAATTTGAAGCTTACCACGTGTGAAATTGGTGTCATCAATCTCATTGATAGGTAACAAATGCATATGTGCATGGGGCACTTCCAAGCCAACAACGGATAAAGCACAACGATTGCAAGGAAAGCTTTTTTCGATAGCTTGTGCAATAGGTTTTGCAAAGACCAAAATTTTACTTAGATATTCTTCTTCTAGATCAAAAAATTTATCCGTTTCAATTTTAGGAATAACGAGTACATGACCTTTTACCAAAGGGAAGATATCCAAAAACGCAAAAAAATTCTTATCTTCTGCAATTTTATAACTTGGTATTTCGCCAGCGATAATTTTTGAAAATAATGTCATGGGAATAGCAAATTTTGAACGGAAAGATAACGCATAATAGAATTATCTTTCGTTTCTAAAACCTTAAATTAAATATTTTGCGACAATCGGCACCCTTCTACCTACACCAAAAGCCTTAGGTGAAACACGAATAATCGGGCAAAACTGATTGCGTTTATATTCGTTAACATTGACCATTTTTAAAGTTCGATCAACCAAGGCAGCGTCAAAGCCTAAGGATTTAATTTTTTTAGGACCCTTCTGCATTTCTATATACTGATATAAAATCTGATCGAGTATTTCATAATCAGGAAGACTATCGCTATCTTTTTGGTTGGGTCGCAATTCTGCACTTGGTGCTTTTGTGATAATATGCTTTGGGATTATTTCTGTTTCCCGGTTGATATATTTCGCCAAAGCGTATACCTGCAATTTATAACAATCGCCCAGAACGCCCAACCCTCCTGCCATGTCACCATATAAAGTTCCATAACCGGTAGATAGTTCACTTTTGTTTGAGGTGTTTAGCAAGATATAGCCAAACTTATTAG
The Arachidicoccus soli DNA segment above includes these coding regions:
- a CDS encoding aldose 1-epimerase encodes the protein MRFETTASQNGTSYILKDTSSGTQAEIYTFGALLNKFMIKKENELINVVDGYTSVEDAKQTIAPAFKSAKLCPFVCRLDSGAFSFENENYQITKYNIGSSAIHGLVYDAVFKVSSTHADDNKATLVLHYAYNTTENGFPFSFLIDVHYKLDAKNILSITTTVTNNGKNNMPLNDGWHPYFKMGKSINTAEIKFNSKEIVEFSDALLPTGKTSAYDLFNDFKVFGNTELDNCFTLNNHTEAAFQMKDYSAGIQLSIYPDSSYPYLQIYTPPSRESIAVENLTSAPDSFNNKMNLLMLKPEETKHFTTSYQLNLL
- a CDS encoding HIT family protein, yielding MTLFSKIIAGEIPSYKIAEDKNFFAFLDIFPLVKGHVLVIPKIETDKFFDLEEEYLSKILVFAKPIAQAIEKSFPCNRCALSVVGLEVPHAHMHLLPINEIDDTNFTRGKLQISNEELKEIQQIIINNLK